The Campylobacter concisus genome segment GTGCCAAGATCAGGCTCTTTCATAATGAGCGCAAATGGCAAAAGTATGTAAAAACTAAGCTTTAAAAAATCTTTTAGCCCGTATCCATTAGCCTCTGGAGGGCGCTGCTTGATGAGATAGGCTAGCATCAGTAAAAAGGCTGGCTTCATCAGTTCTGATGGCTGAAGTGTGAAATGAACAAATGGAATTTCTAGCCAGCGTTTGGCTCCAAGCTTACTAACACCAAAGAGATCGACGCTTAAAAGTAGCACGATACAGACCCAGTAAAACATAGGTATGATCCAGTCTATACGTCTAATAGGCAGCAAAAATGCGACAAAAAATGAAATAAAACCAATGCCAAAATATACAAGCTGTTTGTTTGCTAAGACGTCGTTTGCTTCGGAAACTAGTATGTAAGATATGGCTATGATTGGGATTATTAAAAACGGCTGAATAAAATCAAAATGTGTTAAAATACGCCGATCTAGTTTTATCAAGAAGCAAACCTTAATTTTTGGGCTAGATTATATCACAAACAAGGCTTTGATTTTGGTTAAATTTAATGTTTTAAATAGCTCAAGACTAGACGTTGCAGTAGCGCAGGAGCTTCAAATTTCACGCAATCAAGCTTTAAATTTGATAAAAGACTCCCTTGTAAGAGTAAATTTAAAACCAGTCTCAAAACCAAGCTTTTTACTGAGCGAAAACGATGAAATTTGCGTAAATTTTGCCCCAAAAAAAGAGGTGCAAAACGAGTATGAAGTAAATTTTGACATCCCGATCATTTATGAAGACGACGATCTCATAGTGCTAAACAAGCCCCCGCAAATCGTCGTTCACCAAGCTCCAAGTGTCAAAGAGGCGACACTTGTCGAGTGGCTAAACAAAAAGGGCTTTATGCTCTCAAATTTAAACGGCGACGTAAGAGCTGGCATCGTCCACCGCCTAGACAAAGGCACAAGTGGTGCTATTGTTGTTGCTAAAAACAACTTCGCCCACGCAAAACTAAGCGAGCAGCTAAGTGATAAGAGCATGGGGCGAATCTATCTAGCACTCACCGACCTACCGCTAAAAGAGGATGTCATCATCGACAAGCCAATCGGCAGAAATCCAAACAACCGCCTAAAAAAAGCGATTGTCGCAGATGCTAAATTTGCAAAAAGTGCCTTTGTAAATTTGCTAAGCGAAGGCGGAGTAAATTTGATAGCAGCAAAACTTTTTACGGGTAGGACTCATCAGATAAGAGTGCACCTATCTAGCATAAATCGCCACATTTTAGGCGATGATTTATACGGATTTAAGAGCCAAGGCGATAAAATAAGCAGGGTTATGCTTCACGCTTATATGCTCTATTTTATCCATCCACGAACTGGCAAAAGGGTAGAATTTACCGCAAAAACGTATGATGATTTTAACCAAATAATTTATAAAAAAATTCCCAAGGAGATTTTTGATGAAAAAATTTGCCCTACGCATATTGACACCATTTTTAGCAGCTTTCTTGGCGGGATGCGGCTCTAGCGTACCGACTCAACAAAGCATGTCGCTACCAACTATCACAAGCTTAAAAACCATTTCAGACATGACAGAAGTTGGTTTTGAATGGAATCCAGTAACCGATGAAAGCGTTGTTGGATACTATCTCTACCGCTCAAATCCAAATGATGCCAACTCAAAAATGCAGCTAGTTGCAGACATCAAAGACCGCTTTGCAACGCACTATGTAGACCGCAACTTAGCACCGGAGACCACATACTCATACCAGATGAGGACCTACTCAAGCAACGCCATCTCTCAACCGGGCACGATCGCAACAGCAACTACAAAGCCATTGCTTGACTCAGTACCATTTTCGCAAGCTATTACAGGGCTTCCAGGACGTGTGAAAGTGATCTGGAGACCGCATCCTGATAGCACCGTGGCAAGCTATATCATTCAAAGAAGTGATGCCGGAGTTAATAAATTTAGCCAAATCGCAGAGGTAAATGGCAGACTAAATGCCGAATATATCGATACTGAGGTAAAACCTGGTAAGTCTTATGAGTATAGAATTTTAGTTAAAACTTCTTCAGGCGTTGTTTCAAAACCAAGCCAAAACATAAGTGCAACGACAAAGGAGTTACCCT includes the following:
- a CDS encoding RluA family pseudouridine synthase, encoding MVKFNVLNSSRLDVAVAQELQISRNQALNLIKDSLVRVNLKPVSKPSFLLSENDEICVNFAPKKEVQNEYEVNFDIPIIYEDDDLIVLNKPPQIVVHQAPSVKEATLVEWLNKKGFMLSNLNGDVRAGIVHRLDKGTSGAIVVAKNNFAHAKLSEQLSDKSMGRIYLALTDLPLKEDVIIDKPIGRNPNNRLKKAIVADAKFAKSAFVNLLSEGGVNLIAAKLFTGRTHQIRVHLSSINRHILGDDLYGFKSQGDKISRVMLHAYMLYFIHPRTGKRVEFTAKTYDDFNQIIYKKIPKEIFDEKICPTHIDTIFSSFLGGMRL
- a CDS encoding fibronectin type III domain-containing protein — protein: MKKFALRILTPFLAAFLAGCGSSVPTQQSMSLPTITSLKTISDMTEVGFEWNPVTDESVVGYYLYRSNPNDANSKMQLVADIKDRFATHYVDRNLAPETTYSYQMRTYSSNAISQPGTIATATTKPLLDSVPFSQAITGLPGRVKVIWRPHPDSTVASYIIQRSDAGVNKFSQIAEVNGRLNAEYIDTEVKPGKSYEYRILVKTSSGVVSKPSQNISATTKELP